The DNA region TCAcagtttaagtatttttaatgttaaatatatacatataacatttcagttttaaatattttttataaataacctATACTTTGGATGCTTGTATTgccttttaatttaaaggatTACTTTTAACTTAAGCATCATACAAACATTGTAATATTCTATTACAACaagcatttgtttttcttaaccaTGTAATCTTCTGTCACAGCAGCCAGCTGTTGGCCAAGGGAGTCGTGGAAGTTAAAGCTTCCACAATTTGAAGACCAGAGGCATGGCTATTTACGTTTTTCTACTCTACCTAAAATTATGCCTTATAACTCGTGTTATATAACATTTATGAATTCCAGTTTTTAGTATTCACTCTtgctttttaaatctataacaCATCTTTAACTATCAGTCAATCACAGTTTTTCTAGAAAAGTTCACAATCATAATGGTAGTTCAAGCAtgcaaagtaataaaattatttcttaacaagttaataattgcaattttactaaaaacttttttatgtagaaatacggacatattttattattaaaatcttttttatttgtatagatgaaaataaaacttaacaaaatgcATTGATCTTAAATTCCTCTCaagaacaatatataaataggtTAAAATATGCATAGCAAATATAACAAACATatgatacaaataaaattatttgaagtaaaaaatatatataaaaactacataaaaagtATCAATAGCTATACAAAACCTTAgctgaaatcaataaataatgtatttacacgataaaaaaaaccgtctactttgaaaaatatacaaattaagcacaacaaattaaagtataaaactgtataaaaatgttGCTTAATGCAAGAATAACCAatgccatatttttaaaatgtccaaaactaaagttttaaatttcttgaggaaaatattgttatttgtgCATAGTTATATGTTTTTGACACACCAAATGTtcttatatgtatataatatatagtcaCATGAAAGGAACTAACAGTACAATTTAGTAAAGTTTAACTTCGATTATCCTAAcagataaaagttaaaatcctttttcaaaacttaaacaTTGGTTGTTCTGGCACTAAGCTACAGACtatgcaaaaatttctttttcataatctTCAAGTACTCTCATAAATCCATCATTAGGTCTTATATATGGCCGtatacttttaacaaaattgaatgCTTCTTTTAATGCCATATGATTTGTCTTCATTAAATAGGCAATGACTATAGTCGGTGCTCTAGAGACCCCAGCATTGCAGTGAACAAGAACACATCCTTCGTGTCTACCATCATCAATGAATTCAAAGCAACCATCAAAGAATGttctaatatttgattttggCTCATCCAAAATATCaacgtttttataaataaacttagaTTCATAATAGTTTGGAATTTTATAACCTATGTTCAAAACATGAGTCACATTGAAGTCTTCCAAAATTTTGAGCTCCATAGCGACATCTTGGGAACctacaaagataattttaaaatggtattaattggtaattaaatattaattatttttacaaaaacaatttacattaGTTGACCCATTTATTGTGGAATTATCTTCAAAGCATTGTCAACttcaatttctgaaataaattgttcaatttCAATGTTAGtatgaagcaataaaattagtaaaatctCCAGTGTATGTATATTCACGAAGTTGTTCCagtgaatatttgaaaaaatttattacatttcattataACTTTCTTGCAAAAGCAAATGTTACCATTAGGCATGTACTTATGATAAAGGTTGAGCAAAATAACTTCCTTAAATaccattaattttcatttacactaGCTGTTATGAATATTCAGGATGCACtgataaaaggattaaaaacaaacattttcattCAACATTCActgctgaatttttaaattttctattataaaagcaaaataatgatattaatgactgaattttttacattcacAAAAGTTATTTGAATGTTAACATTCACTGGAGAATATTAACGTTTACCGAATTTCAGACTTTCATAACATTGTTATTGGTAATAAGATATAGTGAAAATGCAACAGGACAGAACCTACTGATTTTAGTATTTACCTAATATGAGAGTACTGATAGTATAAATTTTCTAAGCAAAAGAGAACAATAACTACAAGAAGAGATTAAGTTAGGTAGAGAGTTTTTTCTAATACAAGAGACAAAGACATTCTTGTAATAGAAAACTGCTatagacattttaaatataccaAAAGAAATTCCAATTTTGATTCCCAAATCTCATTAAATACCAAACAAAATAagacttgaataaaaaaataatgaaagtctTTGAAACAAGACTTAtacaagcattaaaatttatctgagaaattaaaatcacaatttttttttcagaaactttttcttaatcGAAAGTgttgactaatatttttaatttgacagttctttaaaatgttccacttttattttttattgcattactagtaattttattgtcatacattgtttttaacaataccTACCTTATAATTTAACACGCCTAGTAATTTGGATTGTATTTGTCCCAGTAACTTTTTACTGAAAcctagaaattttaaagtgtattttGTTGAGTAGTATATTAGTGATTAGTTTGTTATcttcttaattttacaaaaataattccacaaaattgtaaaaattagaagaaaataataataattatgataaataataatttttttcaaaatgctacTAACAAATGATATagaaaatagcatttaatgacatttatatactcaatattataataaattgaacatgaaatatttcagGAACTGGATGATGCAAATGATATAGAAAACAGCATCTAATGGTATTCATATActctatattataataaattggacatgaaatatttcaaaaactggaTGATGCATAGGGTTTAGTCATACCTGGCCTTTAGTGCTTCCAGTTTGTTGTATTTGTTCGATagtcttctaaaaatatatatgttgttatttattttagaattctcttggtatctttataaataatgaatacacAAACACACTTATCAAGAcatgtagaaataaaatatcaaatttaacacCCCCAAAAGTGCACCTATTAGGCaacagaagtaaataaaaaatgtaaaaataattcctaGCCAAATAAGTGAACCATTCTcctaaaataagataaattatttaaataaatatttaacattcatatcagaatcaaacaaaaatataaatatctcatgcatcaaaaattatttgaatccatatttccataaattttaaatgttttaataacaacaaaattagctgcataaaaatatcttgtaagATAAGCAACTATAAGCTAGCAATTGCTTCTTAACTAGAACTTACTATGAGATTATTTCCTAACAGTAGACAAGTAGTTGACTAtggaaaaagttaataaaagtatGTGTAAGCCACTTTTTTGTATGGACAATGGAAGGCAACTGTTTGTCCATTTGGtaaatggaaaaactaaataGATAACACA from Parasteatoda tepidariorum isolate YZ-2023 chromosome 2, CAS_Ptep_4.0, whole genome shotgun sequence includes:
- the LOC107453504 gene encoding dual specificity protein phosphatase 19 isoform X2; protein product: MENTDLLDQVRKFKLKGLKRVSTTVTSENGVRYTETLKDDGCYETLPEFSLNPGFVIDNSLDITVSLVLEGLILGSQDVAMELKILEDFNVTHVLNIGYKIPNYYESKFIYKNVDILDEPKSNIRTFFDGCFEFIDDGRHEGCVLVHCNAGVSRAPTIVIAYLMKTNHMALKEAFNFVKSIRPYIRPNDGFMRVLEDYEKEIFA
- the LOC107453504 gene encoding dual specificity protein phosphatase 19 isoform X1, whose protein sequence is MHLRKVMENTDLLDQVRKFKLKGLKRVSTTVTSENGVRYTETLKDDGCYETLPEFSLNPGFVIDNSLDITVSLVLEGLILGSQDVAMELKILEDFNVTHVLNIGYKIPNYYESKFIYKNVDILDEPKSNIRTFFDGCFEFIDDGRHEGCVLVHCNAGVSRAPTIVIAYLMKTNHMALKEAFNFVKSIRPYIRPNDGFMRVLEDYEKEIFA